One candidate division KSB1 bacterium genomic window carries:
- a CDS encoding ROK family protein, whose product MHKLGIDLGGTKIEGIILDVRNKEIFRQRIPTEQEKGYDHILNNLKSLYDHMVAAI is encoded by the coding sequence ATGCACAAACTCGGCATAGACCTCGGCGGCACCAAAATCGAAGGCATCATTCTAGATGTTCGTAATAAAGAAATCTTTCGCCAGCGTATTCCTACTGAACAGGAAAAAGGCTACGATCATATTCTCAACAATCTCAAAAGTCTCTATGATCATATGGTCGCTGCAATCAG